The following DNA comes from Enterobacter sp. SA187.
AAACGCCAGTATTTATATGAACAGCTTGGGCAGGTGGCAAAGCAGAGCGCGTGGATCCGGGATCGCAATGTGCTGGTATCGCTGCCGCTCTATGATGCTGAGTGTGCGGTGTTATTGAGCTATGACTCCGTACTGCGTGGACTGTTATCCACACTGCCGTTTGTCCGGCTGACGCTGGCGGAAAATATCAGCGACGTGCGCGACGAACTACAGGGGATCCGCAACGCTATGTGGCTGGGGGAGGTGGGCGGCGGCAGAGCAAACGTTCTCGGGCTGATGAGCCAGCAATTTGAAGCGCTGATCCTTGACAGCCATTTTTTTAAGGACGAAGTGATAAAGCCAACCTTCCCGGTATTAATCAAAAATCTTCGGCGCTATTGTGACAAGGTGGTGGTGCGCGGCGTGACCGATCGGCGTTATCTGCCGGTATTACAGGAAGCAGAGATCTGGGGCGTGCAGGGATCATTTTATCGCCCCGTGCCACTGGGGAAACTGGACTGGTTGCTGTGAAGCTGGCGGCGGGGCGCTAAACTTATCCGTTACCATCATGTTGAAAGGAGCAAAAAATGGAAAACCAGACCTCTCAGGGCGTGAAATGCTGGGTGCACGGCAGTGTGCAGGGCGTGGGATTTCGTTACAGCACGCAGCATGAGGCGCAGCGGCTGGGACTCACCGGCTATGCG
Coding sequences within:
- a CDS encoding EAL domain-containing protein — its product is MTTSAYRYSFIAEPFTSLAGKLLGVELQTRLEKEGQQVLHPELIIAGWDTQSKRQYLYEQLGQVAKQSAWIRDRNVLVSLPLYDAECAVLLSYDSVLRGLLSTLPFVRLTLAENISDVRDELQGIRNAMWLGEVGGGRANVLGLMSQQFEALILDSHFFKDEVIKPTFPVLIKNLRRYCDKVVVRGVTDRRYLPVLQEAEIWGVQGSFYRPVPLGKLDWLL